GGGTTAAATCTGGTCTGGGCTTCTGGTTCTAGGAAACACCAGACCATCTAGCCAGAGTTCCACTCTTCTTCCAGCAATAAAGCACTTCCGACTCTGATAGAAGAGGGTTTGCACTTGACTGTAGTTGCCGTCCAGAGTTCCTATCAGAAGGAGCTAGTTCTGCTAAAATACAACACAGTGGGAAGATTTTACTTCTTGCAGCTTAATTAAACCGCCAGGACGCTGAATTTCCCTTGTATGAACTTGTTAGGATTCAGGTGTGGTTCCTGTCTGTCCATAGCAGAAGGGTTTTTGCTGCTTCCCAAAGAGATAAAATGcattcctccctgtttcttgatgtaagGGAGGGCTGTCTGAGCAGACAGTTACTACTTTATTGCAGACCAGGTCCACAAACTTCCAATAGCACCCGGTGGATAGAATACCAGGTTGGGGCTCAGAGGAAGAAGGGACTTCCCTTCTAATAGCCTGTCTTCTGATCTCCACCAAGACAGGTCCTCCTATACTTCAGATGTTGCCTGGAACACAAATGAGTCTGGAaatttttccctttccagttATCTTTAGGAAGAGCTGGAGATTCCTCATGTGGAACTGCCAGACAACACGAACTGTTCTATGGAGGCTAGGGTGCCCAGCAGGCTCCTCCATTCCTTTGCTGAGCAATCTTGAAGGGCTAGCAAATGATCCACCTACTGAAGGCACGACTCCACtctttgtggggatggaaaagcccgaaagcaTCCGAGTCTATCTTCATCCCCAAAAAGACAAAATCCAAACGGGAGACTAAATAACTTCCTCAAGTTTATCAGAAGTCCCAACTCCTGCCAATGATGGAATTTTATGCACATCCTCTGTGAACTTCTATGAATGTGACCGAAGAAGCCAATATTCCAAGTAAGAGAGATTTTTTATCCCGACTAGTTGCAGCCATTAACAATGGGGGCTAACCTGAGAGTACTTAAACACTTGTATGGCTGTTGAAAACCCGAAGCACGGAGCTGTAAATTGGCACTCTCTCTGAAGACGAAACTAAGAAACTTCTTTGAGCCTCgatgaattggaatatggaacTATGCATCGTCCATATCgatggacaccatccagtccccttgatGACGGAACAAAAAACTGTCTGATTCTttccattatgaatttttgtctttGGACAAAAACATTCAAAGTGCTCACCTCTAACAAGGGCCTCAAGTCCCCTGAGGCCTTGGGGGACTTACTAATAATCAGTTATAAAATCCGGGAGTTAGTAGGCTACTAATAACTCTAAGGCATGGCCTTCTTCTGCAAGTGACGAAACTTCTCTTGACTGGGCAATAAATGTCTGAATTCTGAATTTCCAGAGTAGGCTAAAGCTATTGGAGAGCTGAATAAGGGTGGAACGCTCTCGAAAAGAATGTTGTAGCCTTCTCTCAACATTATACGATCCAAGGTTCTGCTCCTCTTGCTTCCCAGTTCATTCAAATTGGTGGAACCTTTCCCCTGCAGGTGCCCGGAGGACTGCCTCTTCACTTCTTAGCAGGGATTTGGAGGAGGATTTCCTACTGGTTCGAGGGTTGATACATCCTCTTCCCCCAATCTAGGGAATGACCTAGAACTTTCCTTGCCATGAAAGAGCAAGGCGCATGTGGAAGGAGAAGGGTGTGAGTTAAAAACTCACACCGATTTCCTGCAATATCATCATGATTTTCATTATCCAGAGATACCAAAGAAGGATTTTACACGAGGACAAATGTTGTGCTTCCGGCGTGGGTACTGCCACCCAATAGTGGGGTCGCTGAGTCTGTGTGAATGAGTCCTGCAAAAACCCCCTTGGTGAGATCCCCAAGGACTGCGTTGAGAAGGGAAGAAGAGATTAGCCATTGCTATGGCACATTCTTTCTATCAGAAAGAGAAAGGGAATTCCACGCGAAGCAATCTCAAAAGGTTACAGAGATGAGACTAAGAGAACCTAGAGTCTAAGGGAATAGCACTCACTGCCAGCCCTGCCTGGGAAATTAATCACTCATGGTGATTGAGTCTCCCTTACTCAACAAGAAGGGGAAGCAGCCTAATAAGCCTTCCAACATAGAGAAGACTTACCCCCTCCCTCTGCAGATGCCGATAAACCGCTACCAGCACTGAAAATCGCTTACTGACGCTGTAAATCTGGTTATGTACTGATGTCATTAGCCAAGCATCATAAAACTGAAATGCCATTAACCAATACCGTTGATAAGCAAGGACTGCCTGTAGCTTTTTCTTATCTGATGAATACAATATCCATAGTGGCAAGGAAAACAAACTTAACTCCTTGTAAGAAGGCATATTTGACTGATGGTTTTGACAATAATAAAATAGTCAACAACCAAgtagggaaaataaaagaaatactcaAGTTTAATCAATAAAAGTTCCAACAGCAAAAGTCGGGCATTGCCATGAAAGACATTTGGACTCGACAGCAGCAAGATGCAAAGTGAAGTGGGCCAGGCTTCCCCAGTCCTGTTGGTAGTTGACTACCTTGCTAATGTATGTTTGAATTACAGCGTAGCTGTTTCAGCTCATGTTCGCAAGCCAAATCCTATGTAAAGAAAAGATTGtgtttgtgtaggaacaaatgctAATTTCACCAACTGAAGCTAAAGGATAACTTGAGTAAATAACGGAGTACTTTtgtatatttcatacatttttcatcaaaatatataaaacaccacTATATTTACAAAACAccatcaaacataaaaaaaattaataacaagagTATCAAAATATTAATGTATTCTTAATACAAAGTTTTCATGTGCCATAAAATAATTAAGACCTTCCACTTCTATTTGAGACATTTTCCAGTCACCTACTCTACTGATAGATCGAATATCTTGACAAAAATGTATCAAGTGTGCAATAGTTTCACCACTCAATGGAAGATGATAATCTTCATTAGGTCTCTCTGCTGCAATAATAACATCTTTCACTCTTTTAAGGTGAGGTGCCAACCGGCCAATATATGAATCACTGATTTGTATCATGGAGCTGGATCCTAGTGATAAAACTAGCGTAAAAGCCTGCAAAAATGGGACCCCTAGAATAATTTGATACAAGGTCTCTTCATCAAAGTATTTCAAACCAAAGAACTGCAATttcaaaagttttgaaaattcaGGAATTACAGCACCTGCTTTATACTTAATATACTTATAAGTAGCCTCCAACTTATCCACATAGTTATAAACTATAAACTTACTGCCTTCACAATAATTCATTTCATATTCCCTCTTTTTATCCTTGTCAACACGTAAATGAAAAGgggatacctttttatttttcactgctATATTTTCCACACTGCTGGCATCAAAAGTCTTACCAATAAGTGCTGGGCATGTTATAGACAGATACTTCAATGATTGACACTGTTTGGCAAGTTCACACATGTTTCCAAGAGATAAACTCTCATGAAATTCAACATCCAAGGAAACCAGGTTACAGAGGTAAGGAAGAATACTATCAAAGTTATAAGCTCTTGAATCGTATGGAGTAATAGTCAGGTGTTTTAAATTAGGAAACAATTCTTGCAATGCAGATGGCTTCATGACAACATTTGCTATGAAAATTACCTCCTCTACATGAGGTAGTTTCACCCTGCTTAGTCGTTTTGGATCTACAGCAACAAGTTGATGACCTCCAGCTGTACCATCAAACTTTTTAAGCTTTAACAGCAGTGGCTTTGATGGTCTTGATTCATTTAACTTACACAAAACATTATAGAGACAAATGCCACTCACTTCTTCTAAATATGCCAAGTGGCCAAGTATCTCTATCATTTCTTCAACCATGATAGCCTCTTCACTTAAATCCCAGTAATAATCAGGAAGTAGCAGCCTTCTCAAATAGTAACAACCTACTGGGGTCCCTTCAAATTTGCTGTGACTTTCTCCACGATTCCCATAGAGACCACACAGTGACTCAATAAAATCTGCCTCCTTGAACAGCCTCTTACCTTTTCTTGTTAAGGCATTTACAAATTCACCTGCTGCCGCTTCAATATAACAATATCGTTGCAAATCAAACATCTCCCCACTAAGATCCAGGTACCAAAGATTTGGACAATGACAGCATATATTCCATAACAATTCTCCACTAGCTAAATGTCTCATACTTAGACTAGTTAAGGATGAAAATTCAATTTTAAATGCGAGGAATGCACTTACAAAAAATTTGTGATTCATCTCTATTTGAGACATATAATCATCTCTCTTATAAAATTCCTTAATGAGTACAAAATTTTTCAACTTCTTCAAATATCCCTCAGTaaatgtatttacattaaatacaaaagttttatGTGAAAAAAGGCACTTTACCAGGACACGAAACAATATTCGTATTCTGGAAAGATAATTCCATTTTAAATCATggtccttttcattttcttcaactTCAAAATCCTCATCAGAACCATGTATCCAAAAATGCAACTCATTCAGTACCTTGctaaaaattatattactaaATTCATGTGGCATGTCTTCAATATACTCTAAAAATGGGACAGTAATGTCTCCACAATGCTTTACCATTTGTCTAACATTTGACAACTCTAATTTTTTCCTTGCAGACCCAAGTGATTTGAAAGCCTTCCCTTTCAGAAAGGCTTCTCCCAATTGGTTTTCAACGGAGTGGACAGCAGCATCTGTCTTCTCTGTAAGATCAAGAACCTGACTGAGGATGTGGAAAACGCTCTTGCACAGGCCATTAATGGATAAGTCTACCAGACTCTTTGGAGCGTTAAATGccggcatctgaaaacagaaaatagaatATCAATCACAATTACGTATTGAGAGCATACAGACAGTGTACTACATATTACATGCAGTCCCCAAGTTTACGGCGGGGTTCCATCCCGGCAATGTGCTGTAAGCTGAAAATTGCCATAATCCGAAGCATcaaaattataatgggaataaacagCACTTACAGTGCCGTTAACGGTGCCGTAAGTCTGGGCAATGATGGTGTAAAGCAGGTAACAGCACCATAAATCCACTTATGGAGCAAAAAAATCAGGGTCAACAGCACCATAACTTGGAACAACGTAACCCGAACATGACGTAactcagggactgcctgtataatgttttaaataacacattactacagtagtacctcgagatacgaaaggctcaacttacgaaaaatccaagttacgaaagccaatacgaaaaattttactgctctacatacgaaaagttttcaagatacgaaaggttgttgctataaagtcccgagattcgcccggaccaccgagaacaattttaaaactcccgcgccgccaactgagtaaactcgccactatcctcccgctctcccattggttcctgatgctagtcaccccataaggtcctgctctcctattggtcagcatctaccccttgtgctttaagtattctattggtaaaaggttgctgtaaattgaaaaacttagtattcatgcaatacatttaataaaaaaaaaacattaggtaaagatagaataaagaatagaaatgaatggttattatactgtttggtggtttcattagttgaagagagatactaatgacaatttatggcttactgtgtgctaggaaaaatgattgcttggcgctcgttccatactcgtaagacgggtaagatctGAATGTAAACGATCGattgaaaggtttgttttttgtttgtttgtgtattatagttaatgattaattaataattatttgaaatgagtacatactgattatttatacattttattggcatattctaagcttttagctcttaggtttagacgtcaga
The sequence above is drawn from the Macrobrachium nipponense isolate FS-2020 chromosome 32, ASM1510439v2, whole genome shotgun sequence genome and encodes:
- the LOC135207270 gene encoding uncharacterized protein LOC135207270, whose translation is MPAFNAPKSLVDLSINGLCKSVFHILSQVLDLTEKTDAAVHSVENQLGEAFLKGKAFKSLGSARKKLELSNVRQMVKHCGDITVPFLEYIEDMPHEFSNIIFSKVLNELHFWIHGSDEDFEVEENEKDHDLKWNYLSRIRILFRVLVKCLFSHKTFVFNVNTFTEGYLKKLKNFVLIKEFYKRDDYMSQIEMNHKFFVSAFLAFKIEFSSLTSLSMRHLASGELLWNICCHCPNLWYLDLSGEMFDLQRYCYIEAAAGEFVNALTRKGKRLFKEADFIESLCGLYGNRGESHSKFEGTPVGCYYLRRLLLPDYYWDLSEEAIMVEEMIEILGHLAYLEEVSGICLYNVLCKLNESRPSKPLLLKLKKFDGTAGGHQLVAVDPKRLSRVKLPHVEEVIFIANVVMKPSALQELFPNLKHLTITPYDSRAYNFDSILPYLCNLVSLDVEFHESLSLGNMCELAKQCQSLKYLSITCPALIGKTFDASSVENIAVKNKKVSPFHLRVDKDKKREYEMNYCEGSKFIVYNYVDKLEATYKYIKYKAGAVIPEFSKLLKLQFFGLKYFDEETLYQIILGVPFLQAFTLVLSLGSSSMIQISDSYIGRLAPHLKRVKDVIIAAERPNEDYHLPLSGETIAHLIHFCQDIRSISRVGDWKMSQIEVEGLNYFMAHENFVLRIH